Proteins found in one Sporosarcina jeotgali genomic segment:
- the scpA gene encoding methylmalonyl-CoA mutase — translation MKKPDFSKVDIKQVIQNTGSSQNDVTEPFLTNEGILVKPHYTSEDSEGLDHLGDFPGIAPNTRGPYPTMYVARPWTVRQYAGFSTAEESNAFYRRNLAMGQKGLSVAFDLATHRGYDSDHPRVTGDVGKAGVAIDSVEDMKILFDGIPLDQMSVSMTMNGAVLPIMAFYIVAAEEQGVPPEQLAGTIQNDILKEYMVRNTYIFPPEMSMRIIADIFDYTSKNMPKFNSISISGYHMQEAGATADIELAYTLADGLEYVRTGLKAGIDIDSFAPRLSFFWAIGMNYFMEIAKMRAARIIWAKMMKTFEPENSKSLALRTHSQTSGWSLTEQDPFNNVTRTLIEANAAAMGHTQSLHTNALDEAIALPTDFSARIARNTQLFLQEETMMTKTIDPWGGSYYVESLTNELVDKAWELIEEIEELGGMAKAIETGLPKMKIEEAAAKRQAKIDSKSETIVGVNKYRLDQEEPIDILDIDNTLVRQKQIDRIHRMKEERDDQLVAQSLAQLTQSAKEGTGNLLALAVDAARARATIGEISDAVEVVSGRHKAVIRSVSGVYSQNFSNSEEIDEVKSMTDEFLENEGRRPRILVAKMGQDGHDRGAKVIASSFADLGFDVDIGPLFQTPEETALQAAENDVHVIGVSSLAAGHKTLVPALRAELAKIGRPDILVIVGGVIPAQDYEFLRENGAAAIFGPGTVIPVAAQKVIEEIYRQLGYEEVME, via the coding sequence ATGAAAAAGCCTGATTTTAGCAAAGTGGATATTAAGCAAGTGATTCAGAACACGGGATCTAGTCAGAACGATGTCACGGAACCTTTCCTAACAAATGAAGGGATTCTAGTTAAACCTCACTATACTTCTGAGGATAGTGAAGGACTTGATCACTTGGGGGATTTTCCGGGAATCGCACCGAATACAAGAGGACCGTATCCGACTATGTATGTCGCGCGCCCATGGACTGTCCGCCAATATGCCGGGTTTTCAACTGCTGAAGAAAGTAATGCGTTTTACCGAAGGAATCTTGCGATGGGTCAAAAAGGGTTATCCGTGGCTTTCGATTTGGCGACACATCGAGGTTATGATTCCGATCATCCGCGTGTAACGGGAGATGTAGGAAAAGCAGGAGTTGCGATCGATTCAGTTGAAGATATGAAAATCCTATTTGATGGAATTCCTTTAGACCAGATGTCCGTATCGATGACGATGAACGGTGCAGTCTTGCCGATTATGGCATTTTACATTGTTGCTGCGGAAGAACAAGGGGTACCTCCAGAGCAACTTGCAGGTACCATTCAAAATGATATTTTAAAAGAATACATGGTGCGCAATACGTATATTTTCCCTCCAGAAATGTCGATGCGCATCATTGCTGATATTTTTGACTATACCTCAAAGAATATGCCGAAGTTCAACTCGATTTCGATTTCTGGTTATCACATGCAAGAAGCGGGTGCAACGGCTGATATTGAACTGGCCTATACGCTTGCTGACGGTTTGGAATATGTGCGAACAGGGTTGAAAGCCGGCATAGACATTGACTCATTTGCTCCGCGGTTGTCGTTCTTCTGGGCAATCGGCATGAATTATTTCATGGAGATTGCCAAGATGCGGGCAGCACGGATTATTTGGGCAAAAATGATGAAAACGTTCGAACCGGAAAACTCAAAGTCTTTGGCACTTAGAACTCACTCACAGACTTCAGGCTGGAGTTTAACTGAACAAGATCCTTTCAACAATGTAACACGTACATTAATTGAAGCGAATGCGGCTGCAATGGGTCATACCCAATCGCTGCACACGAATGCTCTCGATGAAGCGATTGCACTGCCTACAGATTTTTCTGCACGAATTGCAAGGAATACTCAGCTGTTTTTGCAAGAAGAAACGATGATGACGAAAACAATTGACCCATGGGGAGGCTCCTATTACGTGGAGTCCCTTACCAATGAGCTCGTTGACAAAGCTTGGGAATTAATCGAAGAAATTGAAGAACTTGGAGGGATGGCAAAAGCGATTGAAACCGGGCTTCCGAAAATGAAAATCGAAGAGGCCGCTGCCAAACGACAAGCGAAAATCGATTCGAAAAGTGAAACAATAGTAGGTGTGAATAAATATCGTTTAGACCAGGAAGAACCAATTGATATTTTAGATATCGATAATACGTTAGTCCGTCAAAAACAAATCGATCGAATTCATCGAATGAAGGAAGAACGTGATGATCAGTTGGTTGCACAATCCCTTGCGCAGCTCACTCAAAGTGCAAAAGAAGGAACTGGTAACTTACTTGCGCTTGCAGTAGATGCAGCTAGAGCGCGCGCTACAATTGGCGAAATCTCTGATGCAGTAGAAGTGGTGTCTGGCAGACATAAAGCGGTCATTCGTTCTGTCAGCGGTGTGTACAGTCAAAATTTCTCCAACTCAGAAGAAATTGATGAAGTGAAATCAATGACAGATGAGTTTTTGGAAAACGAAGGGCGGCGTCCGAGGATTCTTGTCGCTAAAATGGGCCAAGACGGCCATGACCGCGGTGCGAAAGTCATCGCATCTTCGTTTGCGGATCTAGGTTTCGATGTAGATATCGGACCGCTTTTCCAAACGCCAGAAGAAACAGCGCTGCAAGCTGCGGAAAACGATGTCCATGTCATAGGGGTCAGTTCGCTCGCTGCTGGACACAAAACGCTAGTACCGGCACTCCGCGCTGAATTAGCAAAAATAGGAAGACCTGATATTCTTGTCATTGTCGGAGGGGTTATCCCTGCACAAGATTACGAATTTCTCAGGGAAAATGGGGCCGCTGCAATATTCGGTCCGGGTACCGTCATTCCGGTAGCTGCCCAAAAAGTAATTGAAGAGATCTATCGCCAACTAGGATATGAGGAAGTGATGGAGTGA
- a CDS encoding thiamine pyrophosphate-dependent dehydrogenase E1 component subunit alpha: MATNRHEELGLTNDDVLQIYETMLMARKIDERMWLLNRAGKVPFVISCQGQEAAQVGAAYALDKEKDWTAPYYRDMGVVLHFGMTPRDLMLSAFAKAEDPNSGGRQMPGHFGQRKNRILTGSSPVTTQLPHAVGVALAAKIKGEDFITFTTLGEGSSNQGDFHEGMNFAGVHKLPTVVMVENNKYAISVPVEKQLACEHVADRAAGYGMPGTTVDGTDPLEVYKVVKEAADRARRGDGPSLVEAVCYRLTAHSSDDDHRLYRDAEELETERKLDPIPKFANYLKEAGVLTDELNSEIEERIMKQVNEATDYAEAAPYADAEYALRHVYAEQGGND, translated from the coding sequence ATGGCAACAAATCGCCACGAAGAGCTTGGGCTCACGAATGATGATGTTTTACAAATCTACGAAACAATGTTAATGGCACGAAAAATAGATGAGCGCATGTGGCTCCTTAACCGTGCAGGTAAGGTTCCATTCGTTATTTCTTGTCAAGGACAAGAAGCAGCTCAAGTCGGAGCCGCTTATGCACTCGATAAAGAAAAAGATTGGACTGCACCTTATTACCGTGATATGGGAGTAGTCTTGCATTTCGGAATGACACCTAGAGATTTGATGCTTTCAGCATTTGCAAAAGCTGAAGATCCGAACTCAGGCGGACGCCAGATGCCAGGTCACTTCGGACAGCGTAAGAATCGTATTTTGACAGGTTCTTCACCTGTAACGACACAGCTGCCGCACGCGGTGGGAGTTGCACTTGCAGCGAAGATTAAAGGCGAAGACTTCATTACATTTACGACACTTGGGGAAGGTTCTTCTAACCAAGGAGATTTCCATGAAGGCATGAACTTTGCAGGCGTACACAAATTGCCTACTGTTGTCATGGTAGAAAACAATAAATACGCAATTTCAGTTCCTGTTGAGAAGCAGCTCGCGTGCGAACATGTTGCCGATCGCGCAGCTGGTTATGGTATGCCGGGTACAACAGTCGACGGAACTGATCCGCTTGAAGTTTATAAAGTCGTAAAGGAAGCGGCTGACAGAGCCCGTCGCGGAGACGGACCAAGCCTTGTCGAAGCAGTATGTTATCGCTTGACGGCTCACTCATCTGATGATGATCACCGTTTATATCGTGATGCTGAAGAGCTGGAAACAGAGCGCAAACTCGATCCAATCCCTAAGTTTGCTAATTATTTGAAAGAAGCTGGTGTGCTTACAGATGAGCTGAATAGCGAAATCGAAGAGCGAATCATGAAGCAAGTGAACGAAGCGACAGATTATGCAGAGGCAGCTCCATACGCAGATGCAGAGTATGCACTTCGTCACGTATATGCGGAACAAGGAGGGAACGACTGA
- the meaB gene encoding methylmalonyl Co-A mutase-associated GTPase MeaB yields MREESALNVMEGLHSSHDGMKSVKRRKFKRNKPPIDMNELARGIAEGSRLSLAKGITLLESVALHDKPAGQELLRTLLPKTGKSIRIGVTGVPGAGKSTFIEAFGLMLTKAGHKVAVLAVDPSSSITGGSILGDKTRMELLARDPQAFIRPSPTAGTLGGVHRKTRETMLLCEAAGYDVILAETVGVGQSETAVREMTDFFLLLALTGAGDELQGMKKGIMELADGIIVHKADGENERLAKKTVRDYRQLAHFLQPASPGWTTRALAVSSIKETGLADTWEMIQEFRTVMEKSNYWTDRRQSQTRSWFYSMINDHLIDSFYEEPGRKQEVSELEKKLLSDQITVAGAVKQLFDKQKD; encoded by the coding sequence ATGCGGGAAGAGAGCGCACTCAACGTTATGGAAGGTCTGCATTCGTCTCATGATGGCATGAAGTCTGTAAAAAGAAGAAAGTTTAAAAGAAACAAACCGCCGATCGATATGAATGAGCTCGCGCGGGGAATTGCGGAAGGCTCTCGGCTTAGTCTGGCAAAAGGAATTACTCTTCTTGAAAGTGTCGCCCTTCATGACAAACCGGCTGGTCAAGAATTGCTTCGTACGCTGCTGCCTAAAACCGGAAAAAGCATACGGATCGGAGTTACTGGAGTCCCAGGAGCGGGGAAAAGCACTTTTATCGAAGCGTTCGGACTTATGCTGACAAAGGCTGGCCATAAAGTAGCTGTTCTTGCAGTCGATCCAAGCTCATCCATTACGGGGGGAAGTATTCTAGGTGACAAAACTCGGATGGAATTGCTGGCACGCGATCCTCAAGCTTTCATCAGACCATCACCAACCGCCGGAACGCTCGGCGGGGTTCACCGAAAAACACGGGAAACGATGCTGCTATGCGAAGCTGCGGGCTATGACGTCATTCTGGCAGAAACTGTGGGTGTTGGTCAATCCGAAACTGCGGTTAGGGAAATGACGGATTTCTTCTTACTTCTTGCATTAACAGGAGCCGGAGATGAACTGCAAGGGATGAAAAAGGGAATTATGGAACTTGCGGATGGCATCATAGTCCATAAAGCGGATGGTGAAAACGAACGGCTTGCGAAGAAAACAGTGAGGGATTATCGCCAGCTTGCGCATTTTCTTCAACCTGCATCTCCTGGTTGGACAACGCGGGCACTGGCAGTATCTTCCATAAAGGAAACCGGATTGGCTGATACTTGGGAGATGATTCAAGAGTTTAGAACCGTAATGGAGAAGTCGAACTATTGGACAGACAGACGCCAATCCCAGACACGCAGCTGGTTCTATTCAATGATCAATGATCACTTGATTGATTCGTTCTACGAAGAACCAGGACGCAAGCAGGAAGTGTCAGAGTTGGAAAAAAAGTTATTAAGTGATCAGATAACAGTTGCTGGAGCAGTTAAGCAGCTATTCGACAAGCAGAAGGATTAA
- a CDS encoding methylmalonyl-CoA mutase family protein, whose translation MSSSDIHNMMQQRFELPDWNEWEEAAERSLKGKTVDSLKTMTAEGITLHPLYSAPAESNENIRPSQRKWISAQPAAGRTGSEWIASMSESLEKGNEALYIEGRTSIEWDDASLHALAELMKQHPIAFMHIDPQDHLLEVFEMIPPHERKKVTGLLMASEFELTLGYEQIRTIGIDLEPLHMDGADSVTELAIALTEAADHAAKAPSFDQFRENVFFRFPADTHFFMEISKFRAFRTLWQLFSSAYGESELTSVPLIGVTSLRSFSKIDPYVNLLRAGNSAFSAVLGGADWLTVYPYNELTGNSAQSLRYARNVQLIIREETHADKVIDPGGGSYFIEQLTEELVQKAWERFLEIEESGGREVFLQSGKLQQLADERKTDAATGVTSLIGTSVYANPENHNAADNAFRIETSRPAYPFEELRKKAAEGPIDIRLLVFGSLKSYKPRADFATGFLAAGGLTALHSPAFSDAASAIEWLCVEKPDYAIVCAAPDMTEQVTPDLIANKPASLLLDVAGRVSEELTSEWLSRGLNGFVYNGQNRIEKITQILNRCKGGAEA comes from the coding sequence ATGAGCAGCTCTGACATACATAACATGATGCAACAGCGATTTGAACTTCCAGATTGGAACGAATGGGAAGAAGCAGCAGAGAGATCATTGAAAGGGAAGACCGTAGACTCCCTTAAAACAATGACGGCAGAAGGAATCACACTTCATCCGTTATATTCAGCACCCGCCGAGTCAAATGAAAATATACGTCCGAGTCAAAGGAAATGGATAAGCGCGCAGCCCGCGGCTGGACGTACAGGCTCTGAGTGGATTGCTTCAATGTCTGAAAGTCTTGAAAAGGGAAATGAAGCGCTTTATATAGAAGGCAGAACGTCGATTGAATGGGACGATGCTTCCTTACATGCTCTTGCTGAACTAATGAAACAGCATCCAATAGCCTTCATGCACATTGACCCGCAAGATCATTTGCTTGAAGTATTTGAGATGATTCCGCCTCATGAACGTAAAAAGGTGACAGGTCTTTTGATGGCTTCTGAATTTGAGCTGACTTTAGGATATGAGCAAATCAGAACAATCGGTATTGATTTGGAACCTCTTCATATGGATGGAGCCGATAGTGTTACTGAGCTTGCAATTGCATTAACAGAAGCAGCAGATCACGCAGCGAAAGCGCCTTCCTTTGATCAATTTAGGGAAAATGTCTTTTTCAGATTTCCTGCAGACACCCACTTCTTTATGGAAATCTCAAAATTTAGAGCCTTCCGTACCTTATGGCAATTGTTCAGCAGTGCATACGGTGAAAGCGAGTTAACTTCCGTGCCTTTGATTGGAGTAACTTCACTTCGATCATTTTCTAAAATAGATCCTTATGTGAACTTGCTAAGGGCGGGAAATAGCGCATTTTCCGCAGTGTTAGGCGGAGCGGACTGGCTGACGGTTTATCCCTATAACGAGTTGACGGGAAATTCAGCACAATCGCTCAGATACGCTCGAAATGTACAACTCATTATCCGAGAAGAAACACATGCTGACAAAGTCATCGATCCCGGCGGCGGTTCGTATTTCATTGAACAGCTAACAGAAGAACTTGTTCAAAAAGCATGGGAACGATTCCTGGAGATTGAGGAAAGCGGCGGCAGAGAGGTCTTCTTGCAGTCTGGTAAGTTGCAACAGCTTGCTGATGAACGAAAAACTGATGCTGCAACTGGAGTCACTTCTTTGATAGGAACAAGTGTCTATGCAAATCCGGAGAATCATAATGCAGCCGATAATGCTTTTAGAATCGAAACATCGCGTCCAGCTTATCCATTTGAGGAACTGCGTAAAAAGGCAGCTGAAGGGCCGATTGATATTCGACTGCTTGTTTTCGGAAGCTTGAAATCGTATAAACCCCGGGCCGATTTTGCAACAGGATTTTTGGCAGCTGGCGGGTTAACTGCCCTGCATAGTCCAGCGTTTTCAGATGCCGCGTCTGCAATTGAATGGCTATGTGTTGAGAAACCAGACTATGCAATTGTCTGTGCTGCTCCAGATATGACGGAACAGGTTACTCCAGACCTAATTGCGAATAAGCCTGCAAGTCTGCTATTGGATGTTGCTGGGCGTGTCAGTGAAGAGCTAACGAGCGAATGGCTGTCCAGGGGACTAAATGGGTTTGTGTACAACGGACAAAATCGTATAGAGAAGATTACTCAAATCCTCAATCGCTGTAAAGGAGGTGCAGAAGCATGA
- a CDS encoding dihydrolipoamide acetyltransferase family protein: MAIESIKMPQLGESVTEGTIEKWLVKPGDHVEKYDSLAEVNTDKVTAEVPSSFTGTIKEILVQEGQTVAVGEIVCTIETEGGSSDAVQPEAAPAKNEPANEMPAEGSQKPNSPVKKEKGAAAGRYSPAVLRLSQEHDINLADVDGSGRDGRITRKDIQAIIDSGEKPQPKPAVEAPAPVQQSAPAAAPASSAPAQSATNVPVAAGDIEIPVTGVRRAIANNMLKSKHEAPHAWTMIEVDVTEMVKYRDSLKAEFKQKEGFNLTYFAFFVKAVSQALKEFPMMNSMWAGDKIVQKKDINISIAVATDEALYVPVIQQADEKTIKGIGREITELAGKVRSGKLKSQEMQGGTFTVNNTGSFGSVQSMGIINHPQAAILQVESIVKRPVVMDNGMIGVRDMVNLCLSLDHRVLDGLVAGHFLARVKEILENVTPETTSVY; the protein is encoded by the coding sequence GTGGCAATTGAATCCATTAAAATGCCCCAGCTCGGCGAGAGTGTTACAGAAGGTACGATTGAAAAATGGCTTGTAAAGCCTGGGGATCATGTAGAGAAGTATGACTCGCTTGCAGAAGTGAATACAGACAAAGTGACAGCTGAAGTACCTTCCTCATTCACAGGGACGATTAAAGAAATCCTTGTTCAAGAAGGCCAAACAGTGGCTGTAGGTGAAATCGTTTGTACCATCGAAACTGAAGGCGGAAGCAGTGATGCTGTCCAGCCTGAAGCCGCACCAGCAAAAAATGAGCCAGCGAACGAAATGCCGGCAGAAGGTTCACAAAAACCAAACAGTCCCGTGAAGAAAGAAAAGGGAGCTGCTGCGGGCCGTTACTCACCAGCTGTCCTTCGTCTTTCCCAGGAGCATGATATCAACCTGGCGGATGTGGATGGTTCTGGACGTGATGGACGGATTACACGTAAAGACATCCAAGCAATTATTGATAGTGGCGAAAAGCCGCAGCCTAAACCAGCCGTTGAGGCACCAGCTCCTGTTCAGCAATCTGCACCAGCAGCGGCACCGGCTTCGAGTGCACCTGCACAAAGTGCAACAAATGTACCTGTTGCAGCAGGTGATATTGAAATTCCTGTTACTGGAGTTCGCCGGGCAATCGCAAACAATATGCTGAAGTCTAAACACGAAGCACCGCATGCATGGACAATGATCGAGGTCGACGTAACGGAAATGGTGAAATACCGCGATTCATTGAAAGCAGAATTCAAGCAAAAAGAAGGCTTCAACTTGACGTACTTCGCATTTTTCGTCAAAGCAGTTTCTCAAGCACTAAAAGAATTCCCGATGATGAATTCAATGTGGGCTGGCGACAAAATCGTACAGAAAAAAGACATCAACATTTCGATTGCTGTAGCAACAGATGAGGCATTATATGTCCCAGTAATCCAGCAAGCGGATGAGAAAACAATTAAAGGCATTGGCCGTGAAATTACTGAGCTTGCCGGAAAAGTTCGTTCGGGCAAACTGAAATCACAGGAAATGCAAGGCGGTACGTTTACTGTGAATAACACAGGATCATTCGGTTCTGTTCAGTCAATGGGAATCATTAATCACCCGCAGGCAGCAATCCTCCAAGTTGAATCGATTGTTAAACGTCCAGTTGTTATGGACAATGGCATGATCGGCGTACGGGATATGGTTAACCTTTGTCTGTCACTGGACCACCGTGTACTAGACGGACTCGTAGCTGGTCATTTCCTGGCACGTGTAAAGGAAATACTAGAGAACGTTACACCAGAAACAACATCTGTCTACTAA
- the buk gene encoding butyrate kinase, producing MHHGVARILTINPGSTSTKIGVFDNDQLVMEETLRHSTEQLAQFTSITAQYEFRKSMIVEELKHHKIDLSSLSAVCGRGGLLRPIAGGTYPVNDAMLEDLRKGYAGQHASNLGGILANEIAAEANIPAYIVDPVVVDELQPLARVSGFNLLERHSIFHALNQKAVARRYAQHTGKKYEELKLIVTHMGGGITVGAHHHGEVIDVNNGLHGDGPFSPERAGTVPAGDLVDICFSGKYYRQEIMEMLVGKGGMTGYLGTNDAVQVEKRIAAGDERAKEVYSAMAYQVAKEIGSAASVLKGNVDAIILTGGLAYGKEFTEEIRRYVNWIAEVVVYPGEDELQALAEGAIRVLTGEEEAKEYPLGQTNMEMEADHIGTRV from the coding sequence GTGCACCATGGAGTTGCTAGAATTTTGACGATCAATCCTGGCTCTACCTCTACAAAAATTGGCGTGTTCGATAATGATCAACTCGTCATGGAAGAGACATTGCGTCATTCCACCGAACAACTTGCCCAGTTTACTTCTATCACCGCGCAGTACGAATTTCGTAAGTCGATGATTGTGGAAGAGTTAAAACATCATAAAATTGATCTATCCTCACTATCTGCAGTTTGCGGGCGCGGCGGTTTGCTGCGTCCGATTGCAGGAGGCACGTACCCTGTGAACGACGCTATGCTTGAAGACTTGCGGAAAGGATATGCAGGTCAGCATGCATCCAACTTAGGCGGAATCCTTGCGAATGAAATTGCTGCAGAAGCGAATATTCCCGCCTATATTGTAGATCCGGTCGTAGTAGATGAACTGCAGCCTTTAGCAAGAGTTTCAGGATTCAACTTATTGGAGCGGCATTCAATTTTTCATGCATTGAACCAAAAAGCAGTCGCTAGAAGATATGCGCAGCATACTGGGAAAAAGTATGAGGAACTTAAACTGATTGTGACTCACATGGGTGGCGGAATTACTGTTGGCGCCCATCATCATGGAGAAGTCATTGACGTGAATAACGGACTTCATGGTGACGGTCCCTTTAGCCCGGAACGTGCAGGTACAGTTCCTGCAGGTGATTTAGTCGATATCTGTTTCTCGGGAAAGTATTATCGTCAAGAGATTATGGAGATGCTCGTCGGCAAAGGCGGTATGACAGGGTACCTAGGTACGAATGATGCCGTTCAAGTCGAAAAACGAATTGCAGCCGGGGACGAACGTGCAAAAGAAGTTTACAGCGCTATGGCTTATCAAGTCGCGAAGGAAATCGGCAGTGCAGCGTCAGTCTTGAAAGGCAATGTAGATGCAATAATTTTAACGGGTGGACTTGCATACGGTAAAGAGTTTACTGAAGAGATCCGAAGATATGTGAACTGGATAGCAGAAGTAGTTGTCTATCCGGGGGAAGACGAATTGCAAGCCCTTGCGGAAGGGGCAATCCGTGTTCTTACCGGTGAAGAAGAAGCAAAAGAATATCCATTAGGACAGACAAACATGGAAATGGAGGCTGATCACATTGGCACAAGAGTATGA
- the lpdA gene encoding dihydrolipoyl dehydrogenase, which translates to MAQEYDVVILGGGTGGYVAAIRSAQLGLKTALVEKGKLGGTCLHKGCIPSKALLKSAEVYQLTKEKAQSFGVETEGVTLNFSAVQERKKSIVDQLYKGVQGLMKKGKIDVYEGTGRMLGPSIFSPMPGTISVEMNNGEENEMLILKNLVLATGSRPRTLPGLELDEQQILSSDGALALESLPSSMLIIGGGVIGIEWASMLNDFGVDITVVEYADRILPTEDEDISKEMKKLLEKKGIKFVTGAKVLPETVEKTSENVTITAEIGDAAQSFTAEKVLVSVGRQANTEGIGIDNTEIEIEKGYIKTRPTFQTKESHIYAIGDCIGGLQLAHVASHEGIAAIEHIANQTPEPMDYEKISRCIYSSPEAASVGITEKQAKERGFTVKVGKFPFQAVGKALVNGKADGFVKIVADEKTDDILGVHMIGAGVTDMISEAGLAMVLDATPWEVADTIHPHPSLSEVIGEAALAVDGKAIHM; encoded by the coding sequence TTGGCACAAGAGTATGATGTAGTAATTCTTGGCGGTGGAACAGGCGGATATGTCGCTGCCATTCGTTCTGCACAATTAGGTCTGAAAACAGCGCTCGTTGAAAAAGGGAAATTAGGCGGTACGTGCTTACATAAAGGGTGTATTCCTAGTAAAGCGTTGTTGAAAAGCGCAGAAGTTTATCAGCTGACGAAAGAAAAAGCTCAAAGCTTCGGTGTTGAAACAGAAGGAGTTACTCTTAATTTCTCAGCTGTCCAAGAAAGAAAGAAGTCCATTGTCGACCAGCTTTATAAAGGCGTTCAAGGGCTAATGAAAAAGGGCAAGATCGATGTCTATGAAGGAACAGGCAGAATGCTCGGACCATCCATCTTCTCCCCGATGCCTGGAACGATATCAGTTGAAATGAACAACGGTGAAGAGAATGAAATGCTCATCTTGAAAAACCTTGTCCTTGCAACTGGTTCACGCCCTAGAACATTGCCGGGTCTAGAGTTGGATGAACAGCAAATTCTATCTTCAGACGGCGCACTTGCTCTTGAATCATTGCCCTCTTCTATGTTAATCATCGGAGGCGGCGTAATTGGAATCGAATGGGCTTCAATGCTGAACGATTTCGGTGTTGACATTACTGTTGTGGAGTATGCAGATCGTATTCTGCCAACTGAAGACGAAGACATTTCCAAAGAAATGAAGAAACTTCTTGAGAAAAAAGGCATCAAGTTCGTCACAGGCGCAAAAGTTCTTCCTGAAACAGTTGAAAAAACTTCAGAGAATGTAACCATAACAGCAGAAATTGGTGATGCTGCTCAAAGCTTCACTGCAGAAAAAGTTCTAGTTTCAGTTGGCCGTCAAGCAAATACAGAAGGTATCGGCATCGACAATACGGAAATTGAAATTGAAAAGGGTTACATTAAAACACGCCCGACGTTCCAAACAAAAGAAAGTCATATCTATGCGATTGGAGATTGTATCGGCGGACTTCAACTGGCGCACGTTGCCTCTCACGAAGGAATCGCTGCAATTGAACATATTGCAAACCAGACTCCAGAGCCGATGGACTATGAAAAAATTTCACGCTGTATCTATTCAAGCCCTGAAGCTGCGAGCGTGGGAATCACCGAAAAACAGGCGAAAGAACGCGGATTCACTGTAAAAGTCGGCAAGTTCCCATTCCAAGCAGTTGGAAAAGCGCTGGTGAATGGAAAAGCTGATGGTTTTGTGAAAATAGTTGCGGATGAAAAAACAGATGATATTCTCGGTGTGCACATGATTGGTGCGGGTGTTACAGATATGATCTCTGAAGCAGGCCTAGCTATGGTATTAGACGCAACACCTTGGGAAGTCGCGGACACAATTCATCCGCATCCATCACTCTCTGAAGTGATTGGTGAAGCAGCACTTGCTGTAGATGGTAAAGCAATCCACATGTAA
- a CDS encoding alpha-ketoacid dehydrogenase subunit beta, with protein sequence MAVISYIDAITSAMAEEMERDENVFVLGEDVGRKGGVFKATTGLYDKYGEYRALDTPLAESAIAGVAIGAAMYGMRPIAEMQFADFIMPAVNQIVSEAAKIRYRSNNDWSCPLVVRAPFGGGVHGALYHSQSVESMFAGTPGLKIVIPSTPYDAKGLLKAAIRDEDPVLFFEHKRAYRLIKGEVPEEEYVIEIGKADVKREGEDITIITYGLCVHFALQAAERLAEDGISAHILDLRTIYPLDKEAIIEAAKKTGKVLLVTEDNKEGSIISEVAAIISENCLFDLDAPIQRLAGPDVPAMPYAPTMEKFFMVNPDKVEKAARDLAEF encoded by the coding sequence ATGGCGGTCATTTCATATATCGATGCAATTACAAGTGCTATGGCAGAAGAAATGGAACGTGACGAAAACGTCTTCGTACTAGGAGAAGACGTAGGCCGTAAAGGCGGCGTTTTCAAAGCGACAACAGGTTTATACGATAAATACGGTGAGTACCGTGCGCTCGATACACCACTTGCTGAATCGGCAATTGCAGGTGTCGCAATTGGTGCAGCAATGTACGGTATGCGTCCGATCGCTGAAATGCAGTTCGCAGATTTCATTATGCCGGCAGTGAACCAGATTGTTTCGGAAGCAGCTAAAATACGCTATCGTTCAAACAATGACTGGTCTTGTCCTCTAGTTGTTCGCGCACCGTTCGGTGGTGGTGTTCACGGAGCCCTTTACCATTCACAATCTGTGGAATCGATGTTTGCAGGAACTCCTGGACTTAAAATTGTCATTCCATCCACTCCATATGATGCGAAAGGTCTTTTAAAAGCAGCAATCCGCGATGAAGATCCGGTTTTGTTCTTTGAGCATAAACGAGCATATCGTCTTATCAAAGGCGAAGTGCCTGAAGAAGAATATGTAATTGAAATCGGTAAAGCAGATGTGAAGCGTGAAGGCGAAGACATTACGATTATCACATATGGTCTTTGTGTCCACTTTGCGCTGCAAGCTGCAGAGCGTCTTGCTGAAGACGGGATTTCAGCACATATTCTTGACCTGAGAACGATTTATCCACTGGATAAAGAAGCGATCATTGAAGCGGCTAAAAAGACAGGAAAAGTTCTTCTTGTTACAGAAGATAACAAAGAAGGCAGCATCATAAGCGAAGTGGCAGCGATTATTTCAGAAAACTGCTTATTCGACTTGGACGCTCCGATTCAACGTCTTGCTGGACCAGATGTGCCTGCAATGCCGTACGCGCCGACAATGGAGAAGTTCTTTATGGTAAATCCCGATAAAGTAGAAAAAGCAGCACGCGATTTAGCTGAATTTTAA